tgtcaaatatatttaaatagtacacagttattttaaattgtaataatatttaacaatattactgttttttactgtatttttaattaaataaatgtagccttggtgagcagacgaaacttcttttaaaaacattaaaaatcttagtggttccaaacttttggactgtactgtatatatataaaattcaccCCAAACTATGAATGAATGGTAGTGAAATGGTATAtattgaatggtagtgtatcacagtttccacaaaaatattaagcagcacaacattttttatgaacattgataataaatatttcttgagctgcaaatcagcatttctgaagggtcatatgacactgaagactggagtactgatgctgaaaattcagctttgcaatcacagaaattaattacattttaaaatatattcaaataaaaaaatatggaaaatatgaaaacatatttcacaatattactgttttaatgtattttttcatgaaataaatgtagccttggtgagcattagaagacattcaaaaacattaaaacatcttttgacacactgtaaaaaaaatcccgttgtttctacggaaaaataccggcagctgtggttaccagaacaatactgtaaaaatgacatcaaaccgtaaacatacttacggagttacatgtgaattttacattttaaatatgtatatttaacattggatttcagtacactgtaaaaaaaatcccagtaaaatttacggtaaaataacatatttcattaactgatataatgttaatttactaacctaatgaagtactaatatctgttttgtatctttataatacactgacagtcaccaaacccagtggtgatgagagtcacatgatgaatcaaagttcatcacaagcagcttttccacaagctgaggaggacaatactaatatatagaaggtgcacacagtgtcattcacacacacactaaacaccatcatggtaacatgcatgaaattttaaaaatgcaataaacattaatttaacaacattagatgtaacataaaaccctaatgtacacaactgattagaaaaaaaatgagaaaaactaagaagaaacagagttatttcaacaaaaatatatcaaatgtgaagtgtcacgcagggaattgtgggaatgtcaatttacggtttttcactgtaaattttacaatgaattgttatttttcacttccaaaaactgtgaatttaacggtattttaccgtaaaattacattaaatgtaccgttagatctattacagtttttcaccgtatatagtacagaaactttctgtaaaccaattgacagtttttcaccgcagcatttttacagtcttttactgttaaaatcacagtcattttttacagtgcagttttCCCAACTGTTTTCCAAaccatttattttgaaataaactgGTGCAAAAAAAAGTAGCCTTACTTGTTTTGAGAGCGTGCAGCTTTTCTGGCCTCTCGAGCTTCATTCTCAGCATAGATCTTCCTATAGCAGTAAATCAGCACTCCAATCATCCACAACTGCAGGACTACGATCACCACGTACATCATGATCTCTGAGATTACAGCCGTCAGCTCAGGGTTTGCTGGGGGAGCAACAAATTCAGATATTCAAATTACTAGTTGAAATGCAAATTTGTCACCCATGAGTGGGACTTGAATGAGTCTCACCTTCTTCCACAACTGTGAGTTCCACCTCCTTATTTATTATCACATGCTCCTCATCCAGCAAAAGGTACAGCGTGCGGTGGAAGGTACAGAGGTAAGTCCCAGTGTCGTTATATGTGACATTGTGAATGAAGATGGCACCAATTTGCACATCCTTTGTCCCCATAGTCCCTTGCCACTCTAATCTTCCCTCATAGTTTTCATGACGAATATTGGGGTAAGGATATTCATACTGGAAAATCTGAGAGGGACAGAGATATTAATGATAAAACCAGACGTAAAGATTTAAACGTGTCTTTAAAGATCTTTTCAGTTCATTTAAACTGAGTAATGTTCAAATAAAggtgctttattggcattgatggaaCCTTGCAATTAAACAGAAGATTCTTGATAGTGAAAAAAAGTTTcttcagattttaaaatgttcttcacactaagaaaataAGTTcttttttaagaactgttctctgaaaggttctttgaggaacccaaaatggttcttctatagCATGCAaaaacccccttttggaacctttttgTTAAAGAGTAAAGCATTTACTGGAAGTTCTACATATGTCAAGCTGAGCGAACACCCTGACAACAGGCTTTCTGATCCATATAATCTCCGTACTAACGTGGATAAACTCCTCAGTTCCAGCTGGTTTGAAGTGCCAGTCCACAATAGCAGAACCTGGCACTTCTTCTCTTCTTTTGCAGGAAATGCAACCCAACAGAAAGCTTTCTCCAGCCACAGCCTCTGTCATGGAATCCACTTCAGCACATCCAGTTTGGCCCTGCGGCACTAAAATGAGTCATATTGAACAAGCAAGAAAAAGAGATGCAAGAAGTTCAGAAGCGTTAAGCAAAGGTGAACTGGTGCAGAGGGTCATAGATTATTAACACTAAGAAAGTTCAAAAGCCTAATATCCTATCGTTTTTGTTATTGagttattttctttctttgctTATCGTGCATTATcgtcaattttatttttgaaaacgtTGCGTTCCTGAGCAATAAATGTACAGGATCTTACACGGAGACTAATACTCAACGGCAGAAGGCTTAACGAGGGATGTTATTAATGCAGCCCAATAAATAGACAAATAAGGAGCATCTTATGACTACACTAATATATCCACTCAATATAATGATTATTATAATGACCCCTAATAAATAATTTCACACTAGCATGTTTTATAACTTACCTTGAATAAAAAAGACGCAGAGagccaaaaatgaaatcattCCTAGTGACATGttcacagttcacacagctgtATAACCGATGCATTCATAAATCCCTTTCTTGAAATAGCGTGTCTCacgtttattttcttctttattATCAGAGTTTCTTAAACATTACTGGGCTCAACAGGCTAAACTCTTCAGTTGATTATCCTAAACCAAACATAATCCTTCAGCCTTCAAAGTATTTCAAGAAAAGcgtttaaagttttaaaatatcGCGTCACACTAAAAAACAGATCGTGTCTTGCAGCGGACTTTGACGTTTAGGAGAGCTAAGTATAGACCGTGTGAATCCTTGTGCTTGCAACTCAACACGGAATTTGAGAAGCGAGATTCGGACGAGCGGCGTCCAGTTGCTATACGATCACCCAATAATCGTGTGGCATGCCGTTTTAACATTTAGTCCcttaaactatttttttctattttatgtttttacttGACTTTTAATACTAATAGCAAATAATCCAATAGAAGGTTAAATATTCAGTTTCATTAGTAGCCTTGCTAGTCACTATCCCAACAGTGACATACGCTAGCTGTTTGATTGTTATTGCTAACAAAAATTACATTGAATTATATGGAGGTCTGTGATTCAGATATAAAAAATTCACTTAGAATGTAtcgtaattaaagggttagttcacccaaaagtgaaaataatgtcattaattactcatcttcatgtcgttctacacccgtaagaccttcgttcatgttcagaacacaaattaagatatttttgataaaatcttatggctcagtgaggcctctatagagaGCAAATTGAAACTgttaagatccataaaggtactaaaaacatatttgaaacagttcatgtgagttcagtggttctatcttaatattataaagcaacaagaatactttttgtgcaccaaaaaaaaccaaaataacgacttttcaacaatatctaaatGGGCCgatttcatgaagcttctgagctttataaatcttttgtatcgaattagtgattcggatctcctatcaactggctaaactgctgaaatcacgtgactttggcgctacGATCCACTGATTCGatccgtaaagctccgaagcagtgttttgaaatcagcccatcactataaattgttgaaaagtctttattttgttcttgacgctttataatattaatatagaaccactgaactcacatgaactgcttcaaatatattttatggaccttgagagtttcaatggccttgctgtctatgcaggcctcaatgagccattggatttcatcaacaatatcttaatttgtgttcagaagatgaacgaaggtcttatgggtgtagaatgacatgaaggtgagtaataaataacattattttcatttttgggtgaacttaccctttaataCTGGTAGAGGGCTACCTAGTTTGTATTTATTAGCTTACTAGTATATATTTATAAGACACTACTATCTATTTTGCTCTTAAAGGTAGGGTataggcaacatttttccaaaacactttttgttatactggttgaaactctcttcacatcctgatggCAATCAATAACAAAAGTGGTctaaataatatatatgatAGGATGTCttacctgcctgtcaacatgTATAACAATACCTAAGTGTATCCTGCTAGCGCAGACATCACAAGTCATCAGCGTGTTCCATGATGTTATGTAGAGTTGTACAGACACCGTgcaccaaaaacaaaacagaagccaccttttacagttcctcctgaaccaaaacaatgagcttatTTCACTTTCACACCATGTCATAATTACCATAATTACGAGATGGCAACACATGATGTTGCACGGAGCTGTCCTTGGACTCTGAATTATGTGTTTCTGTGGCAATatcaatggcaaaatgaatctgcagcattcaggtggtacaagtcagTGCTCTTTAAGTTGTTTAGGTTCTTTACTATTATATGTAGTTGAGCACTTTGAAGGGAAGGTGGGATCGAATGGTTTCAAAGCTatttgctattgctagcctctacTAAATTGCCTAACCTACATTTAATGACTAAGGATGGCTATACAGTCCAGTTAGTAGTAAGTAAAACTGTTTCTAACAATTGAAATAGTAGGCCATAATAAGTATTTAATATCTAGTAGTTTCTATAATAAATTGTTACTTGTGAAATTGAAAAAGATAcataattaacatttaaaaaatagcaACAAAAATAGTAGTTCGTATTAAGGAATAGCTAAATAGCTAAATGGCTTGCCACATTAAATCAGCACACAGGCCTATAACTTGTTTTTGAATGTTAAAATTCTCagaagtctttttttttaattattataggTAGACCTAAGGAATGAACATGATATATACACAATAACTAGGTGTAGTAGTAGTTATGTTGTAGCTTATGAGATAACTTCAGGGACCATAAGCCAGTAGTCAAGGACATTAATGAGATCTAGCCCTGATCCTTTTGAGTTGTTGTGGTTAGTGctcttaaaaaatgaattaacatgaagGCTATATGTAATATGGAAACTAATTATAATAGTCTATAGCTCCTCTCATATAAAATCTCCATTATAAATTGTGCTTGGAAAATATTTGCATACTCCTCCTTTGTTTGAAAGATGTACATTGCAATCAAAATGTTcacaacaacaaacacaaactTGTTTATTATAACAGCTTTCCTGTGAAATCATAAGGATAAATAAAGTCTAAGTATCAATAGCAATAGTACcaatagtaaaaatgtaaatagcttttttagcattttgcaaAATGCTGGGTTTTGTCACAAGGGCCACAAGAGTTTACATGCAAAAGAGTTCTGCTTGAATTTCCGCAGAATTTTACTGACAAATGAGTGTAAGTAAATAACAATGGAGGCCTTTTCAAAAGATGCTAAAGTCTGTTCTATAAAAAGGGAGATGTAAAGATTTACAAGCTGCAATAGTTCTCCCTGaggaaatgtttaaattggttttttttagtatattctttgatgaatagaaagttcaatgaacagcatttatttgcatttattaaatagaaatcttttgtaacatgtcTTCACTGTCATTATTGAAcaattaaatgcatccttgatgaataaagtattaatttctcactaaaaaaaaatcttaccacaAATGTAGCATGTAGCAAATGTAgcagataataatgataataatgataagaaatgtctcttgagcagcaaaccatcatattagaatgatttctgaataaGGATCATGTGTCAcggaagactggagtaatgatgctgaaaattcagctttgccatcacaggaataaaataatacatttttaaatgtattaaaatagaaaacaattattttatattgtaataatattttcagtgttattactgtattttaaaatgcagccttggtgtcTGCTGTTTTCTTGTCATGGCACTGATGTTCAGTGTCAGTTTACTCTGGAGCACAAGGCCATTTCATTGAGAGCAAGGTTAACAAAATCTTCCCTGATGGAAATTGGAAAATAATTCCACTATCTCAATTatacttttttctctttttgttcTGATATCATATGCTTAATAGGctaaatcacacacacaaaagaagaattctagtgtttttctttcttttttgttgttgttgttttgtttttggtcaAACCATTGTCCTTCAGACCAGGTATGTGTGTTGGTAAAGTATTTACATTgacatgtcatgtcatgtcatattGCGTCAGAGGTTTACTGAGTAACTGACAAACTACTACGGAGTGAAGGTTGTTTTGGTTCCCCGAGCGTCAAGCGCGCCCTCCCCAAACAAACCCCAGGCAGTAAGCAAAGTGTCCCACTTGATTTCCTTACCGACGCCCACGAGCTGGTGAACTTTTATATTTAGCACCGCTCGAGTTTCCAAATACCCATTCAATGCCATCAGAAGACGCACAGCAACACAACTCTATGGAATCTCTCCAGTAGCCTACTCCAACACGAGCAACTCATAAAATCAGACGAGTCacgaccatagactgtaaaaggGTCACGACACACAGAGAGGGCAAGTGTTGGAACCCTGTCAAAAGCGAATTAAGAGGTGAGTCAAggttatttcatatttaataaacgAAACGGTCCCGCGGAAACCTATTGACAGCAAAAGCTGGAGACTGGAACATTTtatatgttcctttttagagcatattacattaaaa
The sequence above is drawn from the Megalobrama amblycephala isolate DHTTF-2021 linkage group LG13, ASM1881202v1, whole genome shotgun sequence genome and encodes:
- the si:ch211-225p5.8 gene encoding sodium channel subunit beta-1, yielding MSLGMISFLALCVFFIQVPQGQTGCAEVDSMTEAVAGESFLLGCISCKRREEVPGSAIVDWHFKPAGTEEFIHIFQYEYPYPNIRHENYEGRLEWQGTMGTKDVQIGAIFIHNVTYNDTGTYLCTFHRTLYLLLDEEHVIINKEVELTVVEEANPELTAVISEIMMYVVIVVLQLWMIGVLIYCYRKIYAENEAREARKAARSQNKFIDSKDPCDGVYLE